The DNA segment CTGTGGGTACAATCCCCCCAGATCCCCAAACAAATTTGCACGTTTCGgatctgtggggctgggatgggatctgtGGGGCTGGGACGCTCTTCCATAGGTCTCTGTGGGTACAATCCCCCCAGATCCCCAAACAAATTTGCACGTTTCCGGCTGTGACCTCCTGTCCGACGGGAGCATCCATGGATCCTACCGGCAGGCCTACGACTGGTGGGATTACATCTCCTTTGACCTGGAATCCAAGAGATTCTTGGCAGCCGACAACGCTGCTGAGGTCACCAGGAGGCGCTGGGAAGATGAGGACGTGGCTGAGGAGTTCACGAATTACCTGGGGCACATCTGCCCAGAATGGCTCCAGAAATACGTCAGATACGGGCAGAAGGAGCTGGACCGCAAAGGTGGGAGCAGAATTcctgtgggaatgtgggatttgggaacGGAGAACTTGGGAACATGGTAATTCTGGTGGGAATTCCGTGGTTAGAACTCACTCCCATCCAGTTTCATTGGAAATTCCATGGGCAGATCTCAcccccatcccattccagtgggaattccatgggcagatctcatccccatcccattcctgtgcATATTCCATGGGCAGGTCTCACTCCCAACATATACCCATGGAATTCCCTGAGCAAATCTCacccccatcccattcccatggaattccagggatgtCTCTCACCCTAATCCCATTCCAGAGCCCCCTTATGTCCACGTGTCTGGAAAAGAGGAGCCCTAATCCCATTCCAGAGCCCCCTGATGTCCACGTGTCTGGAAAAGAGGAACACGGGATGCTGATCTTGTCCTGCCACGCGTACGGATTCTACCCCAACGCCATCGCGGTCAACTGGATGAAGGGGGATGAAATCCGGGATCAGGAGACGGAGTGGGGCGGGGTCGTTCCCAACAGCGACGGCACCTTCCACACCTGGGCCAGGATCGAGGCGCGGCCGGAGGAGCGGGAGCAGTACCGGTGCAAGGTGGAGCATCCCGGAATGCCGGAGCCCGGGATCTTCGCTTGGGGTGAGGCTGGGAATGTGGACTGTGGGAACTGGGAATTTGGAATTCCCAAATGGGGattcccctccctctcctcacCATCCTGCGTTTCCCAGAGCCGACATCTGGCggtgatggatggatggatgatggatgatggatggatgatggatggatggatgatggatgatggatggatgatggatggatggatgatggatgatggatggatgatggatggatggatgatggatgatggatggatgatggatggatggatgatggatgatggatggatgatggatggatggatgatggatgatggatggatgatggatggatggatgatggatgatggatggatgatggatggatggatgatggatgatggatggatgatggatggatggatgatggatgatggatggatgatggatggatggatgatggatgatggatggatgatggatggatggatgatggatgatggatggatgatggatggatggatgatggatgatggatggatgatggatggatggatgatggatgatggatggatgatggatggatggatgatggatgatggatggatgatggatggatggatgatggatgatggatggatgatggatggatggatgatggatgatggatggatgatggatggatggatgatggatgatggatggatgatggatggatggatgatggatgatggatggatgatggatggatggatgatggatgatggatggatgatggatggatggatgatggatgatggatggatgatggatggatggatgatggatgatggatggatgatggatggatggatgatggatgatggatggatgatggatggatggatgatggatgatggatggatgatggatggatggatgatggatgatggatggatgatggatggatggatgatggatgatggatggatgatggatggatggatgatggatgatggatggatgatggatggatggatgatggatgatggatggatgatggatggatggatgatggatgatggatggatgatggatggatggatgatggatgatggatggatgatggatggatggatgatggatgatggatggatgatggatggatggatgatggatgatggatggatgatggatggatggatgatggatgatggatggatgatggatggatggatgatggatgatggatggatgatggatggatggatgatggatgatggatggatgatggatggatggatgatggatgatggatggatgatggatggatggatgatggatgatggatggatgatggatggatggatgatggatgatggatggatgatggatggatggatgatggatgatggatggatgatggatggatggatgatggatgatggatggatgatggatggatggatgatggatgatggatggatgatggatggatggatgatggatgatggatggatgatggatggatggatgatggatgatggatggatgatggatggatggatgatggatgatggatggatgatggatggatggatgatggatgatggatggatgatggatggatggatgatggatgatggatggatgatggatggatggatgatggatgatggatggatgatggatggatggatgatggatgatggatggatgatggatggatggatgatggatgatggatggatgatggatggatggatgatggatgatggatggatgatggatggatggatgatggatgatggatggatgatggatggatggatgatggatgatggatggatgatggatggatggatggatggatggatggatgggtgaGTGGACAGGGCAGGATTGGTGTGGGATGCATGAGGCAGGATCAGTGTGGGATTCCAGAGCAGGATTTGCTGGGCTGCATGGAGCAGGATTGCAGCACGTTTGGGGCGGGGTCAGGTTTGGATTCCAGAGCAGCATTGggtgggatggatggagcaggactGGGGTGGAATCAGGTGGGATTCCGGAGCAGCTCCCGCTCTCCATGGGCTCCAGCCAGGTCCATCCtgtgggatgggacagggacagggtgacactgtgacCCTCTCTCATTCCAGCAATCACTGCCTGAGCGATCCAT comes from the Ficedula albicollis isolate OC2 unplaced genomic scaffold, FicAlb1.5 N00760, whole genome shotgun sequence genome and includes:
- the LOC101810718 gene encoding class I histocompatibility antigen, F10 alpha chain-like, whose translation is MATTGGITSPXRNIGMSRPSSVSVGTIPPDPQTNLHVSGCDLLSDGSIHGSYRQAYDWWDYISFDLESKRFLAADNAAEVTRRRWEDEDVAEEFTNYLGHICPEWLQKYVRYGQKELDRKEPPDVHVSGKEEHGMLILSCHAYGFYPNAIAVNWMKGDEIRDQETEWGGVVPNSDGTFHTWARIEARPEEREQYRCKVEHPGMPEPGIFAWEPTSGGNQELPAEVIPLLQPIHGSC